In one window of Musa acuminata AAA Group cultivar baxijiao chromosome BXJ3-2, Cavendish_Baxijiao_AAA, whole genome shotgun sequence DNA:
- the LOC135631204 gene encoding BTB/POZ domain-containing protein POB1-like codes for MEWSIDDDVLDYRVTAKGEVVITSINCNFEFAFNCPNFSDRVLRIEVVGKPPEGEVGIERNTHHKRQSDDDITEKGDDSDLVLRVNSIYVNSAILAVRSPFFFELFTTGIKESHQQRHVTLRINASEEAAFMELLSFMYRSELSATSPTLVVDVLIAADKFEVASCVGRCVKRLAHLHMTTKSALQYLNLPSRVSMARAVQPLADAAEEYLSNRNRDNTNMLDEDIDLEIYA; via the exons ATGGAGTGGAGTATCGACGATGATGTCTTGGATTATCGAGTCACGGCCAAGGGGGAGGTGGTCATAACGAGCATAAACTGCAACTTCGAATTCGCCTTCAACTGTCCCAACTTCTCCGATCGCGTGCTCCGCATCGAGGTCGTGGGGAAGCCTCCCGAGGGTGAGGTTGGCATCGAGCGGAACACCCATCATAAGCGGCAAAGTGATGATGACATCACAGAGAAAG GTGATGATTCTGATCTTGTCCTCAGAGTCAATTCCATCTACGTTAATTCTGCTATACTTGCTGTAAGAAGCCCTTTCTTCTTCGAG CTTTTCACGACCGGCATAAAAGAATCTCATCAGCAGCGGCATGTAACGTTGAGAATCAACGCATCAG AGGAAGCTGCTTTCATGGAGCTCTTAAGTTTTATGTACAGAAGCGAGTTGTCAGCTACCTCACCCACCCTCGTCGTAGATGTGCTGATCGCTGCTGACAAGTTTGAGGTCGCTTCTTGCGTGGGGCGTTGTGTTAAGCGGCTTGCACATTTACATATGACCACAAAGTCTGCACTACAATATCTGAATCTCCCTTCTCGTGTTTCCATGGCCCGAGCAGTCCAGCCTTTGGCAGACGCCGCCGAGGAGTACCTTTCCAATCGGAACAGGGACAACACTAATATGCTAGATGAGGATATTGATTTAGAAATATATGCATAA